A part of Paenibacillus sp. sptzw28 genomic DNA contains:
- a CDS encoding VOC family protein: protein MSHPILPFMPTVFIPVRELKKSIEWYCGLLEMPVQPAQDGGGIYYFKLDGTDIILDSNMWGFPPMIMYDTRDIDAAYAFCREQEYAHMGEFFRYPNVAHFSVGGSMICQVSEGRAASDNPRPAHPLLQRIARVLVHTDDIKDMEQWYEKFLNKTVESDPWVEGLTGIRMSYGAHLLIDDNRLSRTEKIRYEKLQLDLRANPVAIIETPDIEAARSHVIAKGASNVSGIETRSGLTQFTFYDPDRNGLMVCESK from the coding sequence ATGTCTCATCCGATTTTGCCTTTTATGCCGACTGTTTTTATTCCTGTGAGGGAGTTGAAAAAATCGATCGAGTGGTACTGCGGGCTTCTCGAAATGCCTGTTCAGCCGGCGCAGGATGGCGGGGGTATCTATTACTTCAAGCTCGACGGCACGGATATCATTCTGGACAGCAACATGTGGGGCTTCCCCCCGATGATTATGTACGATACCCGGGACATTGACGCTGCCTATGCGTTTTGCCGCGAACAGGAATATGCGCATATGGGCGAGTTCTTCCGATATCCGAATGTAGCTCATTTCAGTGTGGGAGGGAGCATGATTTGTCAGGTATCGGAAGGTCGTGCCGCATCCGACAACCCCAGACCGGCACATCCGCTGCTGCAGCGAATTGCCCGTGTCCTCGTTCACACCGATGATATTAAGGATATGGAACAATGGTACGAGAAATTTCTGAACAAGACGGTTGAATCCGATCCCTGGGTTGAAGGCTTGACGGGGATTCGGATGTCTTATGGCGCCCATCTGCTAATCGACGATAACCGTCTCTCCCGCACCGAGAAAATTCGCTACGAGAAGCTTCAGTTGGATTTACGGGCAAATCCCGTCGCAATCATCGAAACGCCGGACATCGAAGCCGCCAGGTCCCATGTAATCGCAAAGGGAGCCTCAAACGTAAGCGGAATTGAAACGCGGTCAGGGCTGACACAATTCACGTTCTATGATCCCGACCGCAACGGCCTGATGGTTTGTGAGTCCAAATAA